TGGGTGGATTACGAATTGATGACCACTATTCCTGGCTTGTTTGCATTGGGAGAAGCGAATTTTGCAGATCATGGAGCGAACCGTTTGGGCGCAAATTCGTTGTTACAGGCTTCTGTTGATGGCTATTTTATTGCCCCTTATACCATCGCAAATTATCTTTCCGGAGATATACATACGGGTAAAATATCGACTGACTTACCTGAATTTTCAGAAGCAGAGAAAGGTGTTCAGTCTCTTTTAGACCGTCTGATCGGTAGTAAAGGAGACAGGACTGTGGATTATTACCACAAAACCTTAGGTAAAATCCTCTATGACTATTGCGGTCTGGCAAGGAATGAGCAGGGACTGAATTATGCGATAGCCGAAATCCGGAAATTACGTAAAGAATTTTATGAGCGGGTACATGTACCGGGAAGTCTGACGACTATGAACACCGAATTGGAAAAGGCCGGAAGAGTAGCCGATTATCTGGAGATAGGGGAGCTTATGTGCTATGATGCATTGACCCGGAAGGAATCCTGCGGAGCACACTTCAGAGAAGAATATCAGACTCCTGAAGGAGAAGCCCAACGTAATGACGAAGAGTATCAGTTTATTTCGGCATGGGGCTGGAATGGAGAAGGTGCTGATCCGATACTGAATAAAGAACCGTTGGAATTTGAAGTTTTGCAGCCTACTGTGAGGAGTTATAAATAACCTATTAACAATCGAAACATGAAATTACATTTGAAAATATGGCGTCAGGAAGATCGTAATTCTGCAGGAAAACTGGTCGATTATGAATTGGAAAATCTTAATCCTCATATGTCTTTTCTGGAAATGCTGGATACCTTAAATGAAAAATTAATTGTAGAAAATGATCAGCCTGTAGAGTTTGATCACGATTGCAGAGAAGGGATCTGCGGACAATGTGGTATGATGATCAATGGTATTGCACATGGTCCACTGGAAAATACAACAACCTGTCAATTACATTTAAGAACATTCAAAGATGGGGAAACTGTTTTTATAGAGCCTTTCCGGTCGCATGCCTTTCCCATCAAAAAAGATCTGAAGGTAGACCGTTCGGCATTCGATCGTATCATATCTTCCGGTGGATTCGTATCTGTCAATACCGGACAGGCTCCAGATGCACATGCTATTCCAGTGACACATCAGTCCACAGAAGCTGCTTTTGATGCAGCAGCCTGTATAGGCTGCGGGGCTTGTGTTGCCACATGTAAAAATGGAAGCGCTGCCTTATTTACTTCTGCCAAGATTGCACATATGGCCTTATTACCACAGGGAAGGGAAGAGCGAAACGAAAGGGTTATAAATATGGTTCAACAGATGGATCAGGAGTTTTTTGGACACTGTTCCAATACGGAAGCATGTGAGGTCGAATGCCCTCAGGGCATATCCGTCATCAATATTGCGCGTATGAACTATGAGTATAACAGAGCTTTATTTTATAAAAAATAAGGATTGAAAGTCTTTAGTTCTCCAAATATAAGTACAAAACGAAACAACAAAAGCAGGTATCAAATCTGCTTTTGTTGTTAGTAAATATTTGAGAGAAGCGTAAAAGATGGGGCCGGATTATTTAAAAAACACTAAATTTAAGCCTTTAACCCTAAACATTAAAATCGACCCAATCTTACATGAAAGATATCTATTCTTTTAATTGCCGTTTTCCGTATTGCATTATTATACTATCCTTAATGTTGTCTCTTTTGATGGGGCATACTAAAGTAAATGCAGCTGTTCTTGAAACTGAAGCGCCAGCTTCTGTCATTCAGGAAATACAGTCTTTAACGTTTGGATCTGTTCTCAATCAAGATAAAACGCAGTATGCAGATGGGATAGGAGGTCAATCCTGGTGGATTAAAGGTACCTTAGCCGGAGAACAGCTTCATAAAGAGCTGATACTCCAGATTCCTTCGCCACATTTCAGAGATGCATCTTTATATGTGTATTCACGAGGAAAATTAGTTCTCGTAACAGATAGCGACCATGCTGCTAAAGCGGAGTCTTTTGCCAGATATAATCAATTTCATTTTACAACGGATCAACCTGTCTATTATATCAAGAGTAACAGTACCATGTACAAGGGTATTCATGTTGTTGTTAAAGAAGAGAGTGCTTTTTTCCGTCATGAGGCTACCCATTTATTTGGAATTGGTTTGTATTACGGACTTGCAGTTATGTCTGTCATCTTTAATTTTGTATTCTTCCTTATTTTCAAAGACAGACGGTTTATTACTTACTGTTTGTTTCAACTGATCGTATTTGCAGAGTTTTTCTACGAGGATGGTATGTTTTATTTTCTTTCGGAAGGCAAATTAGTACTGGAACATTTTGTAGTCTATTCCGTTCCTTTCTCTTCCTCTTTAGCTTGCTTATTCGCCTACTATTTTCTGGATCTTCGTAATAATTTTAAGAACTATTGGAAAGTGGTCACTCCGCTTATGACTTTGTCTTTTGTCGGGTTGATACTTTTTGTCATTTTTGAATGGAAGGGCTTTATCAGCGTAGTCAATATTGCAAGTTTTGCTGCGACTTTATTCGCAATAGGCTTAGCAATCAGGCAATTTCGGAAGGATGTATATGCACGTTTTCTGGTACTTACATTTGGAGTTATACTTCTTGTCGGAATCGGATTTGTACTGAATACGAACTTCAATCAGGCATGGCTGTCTTTTTTCAATATGGACACATTGAGGCTTGTAAGTGCGTTTGAAATTATAAGCATCAGTTTTGCGATTATTTTTAAAG
The Sphingobacterium spiritivorum genome window above contains:
- a CDS encoding succinate dehydrogenase/fumarate reductase iron-sulfur subunit, yielding MKLHLKIWRQEDRNSAGKLVDYELENLNPHMSFLEMLDTLNEKLIVENDQPVEFDHDCREGICGQCGMMINGIAHGPLENTTTCQLHLRTFKDGETVFIEPFRSHAFPIKKDLKVDRSAFDRIISSGGFVSVNTGQAPDAHAIPVTHQSTEAAFDAAACIGCGACVATCKNGSAALFTSAKIAHMALLPQGREERNERVINMVQQMDQEFFGHCSNTEACEVECPQGISVINIARMNYEYNRALFYKK
- a CDS encoding LuxR C-terminal-related transcriptional regulator, with the protein product MKDIYSFNCRFPYCIIILSLMLSLLMGHTKVNAAVLETEAPASVIQEIQSLTFGSVLNQDKTQYADGIGGQSWWIKGTLAGEQLHKELILQIPSPHFRDASLYVYSRGKLVLVTDSDHAAKAESFARYNQFHFTTDQPVYYIKSNSTMYKGIHVVVKEESAFFRHEATHLFGIGLYYGLAVMSVIFNFVFFLIFKDRRFITYCLFQLIVFAEFFYEDGMFYFLSEGKLVLEHFVVYSVPFSSSLACLFAYYFLDLRNNFKNYWKVVTPLMTLSFVGLILFVIFEWKGFISVVNIASFAATLFAIGLAIRQFRKDVYARFLVLTFGVILLVGIGFVLNTNFNQAWLSFFNMDTLRLVSAFEIISISFAIIFKARALQEENERCRNEINIYLNQLNDLKDNLSVAKETVVLKENTIVFLKENYQLTEREMDVLMGLWEGLSNQELGEKLFISLNTVKYHVSNLYIKLDIKSRTQALKFKEKIGGLA